In Deltaproteobacteria bacterium, the DNA window ACTGCTTCATATAAACGGGCTTTTATCCGGAAATGGTGGAGAGGTTCGGGTACTGGGGGACCCGATTTCCAAACAGAATCTGGGCTGGGTCCGCAATAAAGTAGGACTGGTTTTTCAAAATCCGGATGACCAGCTCTTCTGCCCCACCCTATTTGAAGACGTGGCCTTTGGGCCTTTAAACAGCCGGATCCCGCAGGAAGAGATCTCCTGCCGGGTGGCCGCTGCTTTGGGGAAAGTCGGTTTGACGGGCTTTGAGAACCGTTCTCCTCATCATATGAGCGTCGGCGAGAAGAGAAAAGCTTCTCTGGCCACCATCCTTTCTATGGATCCGGAAATCATGGTCCTGGATGAGCCTTCCAGCAACCTGGATCCCCGCTCTCGAAAAGAATTGATCGAACTGCTGGCCACTTTCCCTCAGAC includes these proteins:
- a CDS encoding ABC transporter ATP-binding protein, whose protein sequence is MKALEIRHLSYTYPDGHPALEDINLQVQKGECLGLVGPNGAGKSTLLLHINGLLSGNGGEVRVLGDPISKQNLGWVRNKVGLVFQNPDDQLFCPTLFEDVAFGPLNSRIPQEEISCRVAAALGKVGLTGFENRSPHHMSVGEKRKASLATILSMDPEIMVLDEPSSNLDPRSRKELIELLATFPQTRIIATHDMEMVLQLCDRVVVLAQGRIMASGSPEAVLADESLLQTNGLELPEILRLIPPQDRKTHIARLKGLTKDS